A DNA window from Dendrosporobacter quercicolus contains the following coding sequences:
- a CDS encoding xanthine phosphoribosyltransferase → MELLKQKILLEGTVLNEKVLKVDSFLNHQLDPVLTMQIGAEFARRFEDCTVDKILTIESSGIAVALATAVKLNVPLVFARKKRSLLMSEEAYTTEVYSYTKQETNHITVLKKFLPAGEKVLIIDDFLASGAAASGLAVLARQAGCEITGIGIVIEKSFQGGAAKLRQAGYRVESLVRIGSLKDGKVTFL, encoded by the coding sequence ATGGAATTACTCAAACAAAAAATTCTCCTGGAGGGAACGGTTTTAAACGAGAAAGTGCTTAAAGTCGATTCCTTTCTCAACCATCAGCTGGACCCTGTACTGACAATGCAGATAGGCGCTGAATTTGCCCGCCGGTTTGAAGACTGCACGGTCGACAAAATACTGACTATTGAGTCATCCGGCATTGCAGTAGCTTTAGCCACAGCCGTAAAGCTTAATGTCCCGCTGGTTTTCGCCCGCAAAAAGAGATCCCTTCTCATGAGCGAAGAGGCTTACACTACTGAAGTATATTCTTACACCAAACAGGAAACCAACCATATTACCGTATTAAAAAAATTCCTGCCGGCTGGCGAGAAAGTATTAATTATTGATGATTTTTTAGCAAGCGGCGCGGCCGCTTCAGGATTGGCCGTTCTGGCCCGTCAGGCCGGCTGTGAAATTACCGGCATTGGCATTGTTATTGAAAAGAGTTTTCAGGGAGGCGCCGCTAAACTGCGCCAGGCCGGCTACCGTGTAGAATCTCTTGTGCGCATTGGCTCACTAAAGGACGGCAAAGTAACCTTTTTATAA
- a CDS encoding DUF1858 domain-containing protein — translation MLPKGANLQKIRDGKKTYAITPHLPGGFIKPDTMRKYADVADKYHGVLKLTSAQRIMITGLKAEDIENVWQDLGMQPALGFANCVRSVKICPGSLFCKRGKRDSIKLGMELDKLYHKKEMPSRIKLGVAGCPNSCAEIYVKDVGLLATDQGWDVYVGGTAGAHPRLAEKLVESLIDDEALRIVAIILRYYEKNADIERVGQFIDRIGFKKFQADILAEFYGEESRRGQAETPASGEKLKPVPGALTEGTLVAGDKIEADSVISDIIRVYPQTVPVFRSFGMGCLGCPSSTDEPVTKAAEIHGLNVPELLSALNKVV, via the coding sequence ATGTTGCCAAAAGGTGCGAATTTACAAAAAATCCGGGATGGGAAAAAAACTTACGCAATTACGCCGCATTTACCGGGCGGGTTTATCAAACCGGATACCATGCGGAAGTATGCGGATGTTGCCGATAAGTATCACGGTGTATTGAAGCTGACTTCGGCTCAGCGTATTATGATTACCGGACTTAAAGCAGAGGACATTGAAAATGTCTGGCAGGATTTAGGCATGCAGCCTGCTTTGGGATTTGCCAATTGCGTCCGCAGTGTAAAAATCTGTCCAGGCAGCTTATTTTGTAAGCGCGGCAAACGCGATAGCATCAAGCTGGGTATGGAACTGGATAAATTGTATCATAAAAAGGAAATGCCTTCCCGCATTAAACTGGGGGTAGCCGGCTGCCCCAATTCCTGTGCCGAAATCTATGTGAAAGATGTTGGCCTGCTGGCAACCGATCAGGGCTGGGATGTTTATGTGGGCGGGACGGCGGGCGCTCATCCGCGGCTGGCTGAAAAGCTGGTGGAAAGTCTTATAGATGATGAGGCCCTGAGGATTGTGGCTATCATTCTGCGCTATTACGAAAAAAATGCTGACATTGAACGGGTTGGTCAATTTATAGACCGTATCGGCTTTAAAAAGTTCCAGGCGGACATTTTAGCCGAATTTTACGGTGAAGAAAGCCGGCGTGGGCAAGCTGAGACTCCGGCGAGCGGCGAAAAACTGAAGCCGGTTCCAGGAGCCCTGACAGAGGGAACGCTGGTGGCCGGCGATAAGATCGAGGCCGACAGTGTAATCAGTGACATTATCAGAGTATACCCGCAAACTGTTCCGGTTTTCCGCTCTTTTGGGATGGGCTGTCTTGGCTGCCCCTCATCAACAGATGAACCGGTAACCAAGGCTGCTGAAATTCATGGTTTGAATGTTCCCGAATTATTGTCGGCATTAAATAAAGTGGTTTAA
- a CDS encoding LysE/ArgO family amino acid transporter, whose translation MIVAFIHGMILALGLILPLGVQNVFIFNQGALQPTAVRIMPAVFTAALCDTLLILLAVGGVSVLVLSVAWVKTALASVGVVFLVYAGWITWNTVTSELQDRQGEERWPVKRQVLFAVSVSLLNPHAILDTIGVIGTSSLSYTGSAKIAFVAACVIVSWVWFCLLAGVGKFVRYSAKSGQILTGINRVSALIMWGCAIYLLQSI comes from the coding sequence GTGATAGTTGCTTTTATTCATGGCATGATTCTGGCTTTGGGATTGATATTGCCGTTAGGTGTGCAGAATGTTTTTATCTTTAACCAGGGCGCCCTCCAGCCTACGGCTGTTAGAATAATGCCGGCGGTATTTACCGCCGCGCTTTGTGATACTCTGCTTATATTGCTGGCTGTGGGCGGCGTATCGGTGCTTGTATTGTCAGTTGCCTGGGTAAAAACGGCGCTTGCCAGTGTTGGCGTGGTTTTTCTGGTTTACGCCGGCTGGATTACCTGGAATACCGTAACCTCAGAGCTGCAGGACCGCCAGGGAGAAGAACGGTGGCCGGTTAAGCGTCAGGTATTATTCGCAGTGTCGGTATCTTTGTTGAATCCTCATGCCATTTTGGATACGATTGGCGTTATTGGCACCAGCTCGCTTTCTTATACCGGATCAGCAAAAATAGCCTTTGTGGCAGCTTGCGTCATCGTATCCTGGGTGTGGTTTTGTCTCTTGGCCGGGGTTGGAAAATTTGTCAGGTATTCCGCCAAGTCAGGGCAAATATTGACTGGGATCAACCGGGTATCGGCGTTGATTATGTGGGGCTGCGCCATATATCTGCTGCAAAGCATATAA
- a CDS encoding CYTH domain-containing protein produces the protein MAEYETELKLQITTSADGDKILEAPVLTAAMQAGTRRKDCLEARYYDTADGSLRMAGWAYRVRCEAGAWVATVKGGGQAAGGLHKRLEYNIAVAGPEPDLAVFSGTPAGKKLRSAAGASKLKTVMLTRFERETALVVIDGSTIEVAVDKGEIIAGHQRSPILEIELELKAGTPTVLLLTGAKLAEQFSLLLEPRSKFARGLALAGLAAWADQPAAGPVINRVHRLLAAQAALWHNPAEQQQEQQLLDISDLQQLIAGIAAYDGLKPRLADWRAVLEQAGTIDSKKTIPLLLTVWAIALDL, from the coding sequence ATGGCTGAGTATGAAACTGAGTTAAAGTTACAGATAACAACGTCTGCCGACGGGGATAAAATTTTGGAAGCGCCTGTCTTAACGGCGGCAATGCAAGCCGGTACACGGCGCAAGGACTGTTTGGAGGCGCGTTATTACGATACGGCGGACGGCAGTTTGCGCATGGCCGGCTGGGCATACCGGGTCAGGTGCGAGGCCGGAGCGTGGGTTGCTACAGTCAAGGGCGGCGGTCAGGCGGCCGGCGGACTGCATAAACGGCTGGAATATAATATTGCTGTGGCTGGTCCTGAACCTGATTTAGCGGTATTTTCGGGTACTCCGGCCGGTAAAAAGCTGCGGTCGGCGGCAGGTGCGAGTAAGCTGAAGACTGTCATGCTCACCCGTTTTGAACGGGAAACTGCTCTGGTGGTCATTGACGGCAGTACAATTGAAGTGGCGGTCGATAAAGGTGAGATCATCGCGGGCCATCAGCGGTCGCCTATTTTGGAAATAGAGCTGGAGTTAAAGGCCGGAACGCCAACTGTGCTGTTATTGACCGGGGCTAAACTGGCGGAACAGTTTTCGCTGCTGCTGGAACCACGCAGTAAGTTTGCCCGGGGGCTGGCGCTGGCCGGGCTTGCAGCCTGGGCTGACCAGCCCGCAGCCGGGCCTGTCATTAACCGGGTGCACAGGTTGCTGGCTGCACAGGCGGCGCTCTGGCATAACCCGGCGGAACAGCAGCAAGAGCAACAATTGCTGGATATCAGCGATTTACAGCAATTGATCGCCGGTATTGCCGCTTATGATGGTCTAAAGCCCCGGCTGGCGGACTGGCGGGCTGTTTTGGAACAAGCGGGAACGATTGATAGCAAAAAGACGATTCCGCTGCTATTGACCGTTTGGGCAATTGCGCTTGATTTATAA
- the ppdK gene encoding pyruvate, phosphate dikinase, whose protein sequence is MAKFVYLFNEGRADMRSLLGGKGANLAEMTNIGLPVPPGMTITTEACREYYRLERKLPDGLEAEVRANLAAVETAVGKKFGDTDNPLLVSVRSGAVFSMPGMMDTILNLGLNEETTQGLAANTNNLRFAYDAYRRFIQMFSDVVLEIPKHSFEHLLTNQKTAQGVAFDQELTPESLRSLIDNYKKLVLKETGRPFPENPLEQLFMAVEAVFRSWNNDRAIIYRNLNKIDHELGTAVNIQSMVFGNMGNDCGTGVAFTRNPSTGERVLYGEYLTNAQGEDVVAGIRTPQPIAKLQAEMPIIFDQFSQTAQTLEKHYRNMQDIEFTIEKGKLYMLQTRNGKRTAQAAIKIAHDMFTEGLIDKKAAILMVEPGQLDQLLHRQIDSSASLSILAKGLPASPGAASGLVVFSADDAERLSKTGQKIMLVRMETTPDDIHGIIAAQGILTSRGGMTSHAAVVARGMGKPCVCGCESIKVDYHKKQFTVDQTIIKEGDHISIDGATGRVILGDVPMKDPELSPEYLAVLGWADELRQLDVRANADTPEDALKAREFGATGIGLTRTEHMFMAQDRLPYVQQMILAETLEERQQALGHLLPMQEGDFYGILKAMDGYPVCIRLLDPPLHEFLPGMEELLIETAVLSTRGDNPPLLAQKEVLLKQVRKLHEFNPMLGHRGCRLGITYPEVYEMQIQAIFNACARLSREGYTVLPEVEIPLTLSKAEMDFFKERIDRIAGEVMKQAGTTFHYTSGTMIELPRAALLADELAESAEFFSFGTNDLTQTCLGFSRDDAEGKFLPHYLDAKILPENPFAVLDRKGVGKLMQLAVEGGRRTRPGMLIGICGEHGGDPSSIEFCHQIGLDFVSCSPYRVPIARLAAAQAAISEGEIFGTR, encoded by the coding sequence TATCCGTTCGCTCCGGCGCAGTATTTTCCATGCCGGGAATGATGGATACCATTCTAAATTTGGGCCTGAATGAGGAAACAACGCAGGGTTTGGCGGCAAATACCAACAACTTGCGGTTCGCCTATGATGCCTATCGCCGCTTTATTCAAATGTTTTCCGATGTCGTATTGGAAATTCCCAAGCATTCGTTTGAACATCTGTTGACAAACCAAAAAACAGCCCAGGGAGTTGCTTTCGATCAAGAGCTTACGCCGGAATCACTGCGAAGCCTGATTGACAACTACAAGAAGCTTGTCCTGAAAGAAACCGGACGACCCTTTCCGGAAAACCCGCTGGAACAATTATTTATGGCGGTGGAAGCCGTTTTCCGCTCCTGGAACAATGACCGCGCCATCATTTACCGTAATTTGAATAAAATTGATCACGAACTGGGTACCGCCGTCAATATTCAATCCATGGTGTTCGGCAATATGGGCAATGATTGCGGCACAGGCGTTGCCTTTACCAGAAATCCCTCCACCGGCGAACGCGTTTTGTACGGAGAGTATTTAACCAATGCGCAGGGCGAGGATGTAGTTGCAGGCATCAGGACGCCACAACCCATTGCCAAGCTTCAGGCTGAAATGCCCATTATATTCGACCAGTTTTCCCAAACTGCCCAAACACTGGAAAAGCATTACCGGAACATGCAGGATATCGAATTTACCATTGAAAAAGGCAAGCTGTATATGCTGCAAACCCGTAATGGCAAACGAACCGCTCAGGCTGCGATCAAAATCGCCCATGACATGTTTACTGAAGGACTCATTGACAAAAAGGCGGCTATTCTTATGGTGGAACCCGGCCAGCTTGATCAACTGCTGCACCGGCAGATCGACAGCTCAGCCAGTCTCAGCATTCTAGCGAAAGGACTGCCGGCATCGCCCGGCGCAGCATCCGGCTTGGTTGTATTTAGCGCTGATGACGCCGAGCGGCTGAGTAAAACGGGTCAAAAAATCATGCTGGTACGGATGGAAACCACGCCGGATGATATCCACGGTATTATTGCCGCCCAGGGCATCCTAACCAGTCGCGGCGGCATGACCAGTCATGCCGCCGTAGTGGCCCGCGGGATGGGTAAACCTTGTGTATGCGGCTGCGAGTCGATTAAGGTAGACTATCATAAAAAACAATTCACCGTTGATCAAACGATCATCAAAGAGGGCGATCATATTTCCATAGACGGCGCGACCGGCCGGGTGATTTTAGGCGATGTGCCAATGAAAGATCCTGAACTGTCGCCGGAATATCTGGCAGTGCTCGGCTGGGCGGATGAGCTAAGGCAGCTTGACGTCCGGGCAAATGCCGATACGCCGGAAGATGCCCTTAAAGCCCGTGAATTCGGCGCAACCGGGATCGGCTTGACCCGGACCGAGCATATGTTTATGGCGCAGGACAGACTGCCCTATGTCCAGCAGATGATTCTGGCGGAAACGCTGGAAGAGCGTCAACAGGCGCTGGGCCACCTCCTCCCCATGCAGGAAGGTGATTTTTATGGTATTCTGAAAGCCATGGACGGTTATCCGGTGTGTATCCGACTGCTGGACCCCCCACTGCATGAATTTTTGCCCGGAATGGAAGAACTGTTGATTGAAACCGCTGTTCTCAGCACCCGCGGCGACAATCCCCCGTTACTGGCGCAAAAAGAAGTCCTGCTCAAACAGGTTCGCAAACTCCATGAGTTTAATCCAATGCTGGGACACCGGGGCTGCCGGCTTGGGATTACCTACCCGGAAGTGTATGAAATGCAAATTCAGGCTATTTTTAACGCTTGCGCCCGTCTTAGCCGTGAAGGCTATACCGTATTGCCGGAAGTGGAAATTCCGCTTACCCTTAGCAAAGCCGAAATGGATTTCTTCAAAGAACGCATTGACCGGATTGCCGGCGAGGTGATGAAGCAGGCCGGAACAACCTTCCACTATACTTCCGGCACAATGATTGAATTGCCCCGCGCCGCACTGCTGGCCGACGAACTGGCCGAATCAGCCGAATTTTTCAGCTTTGGCACCAATGACCTGACGCAAACCTGCCTCGGTTTCAGCCGGGATGACGCCGAAGGAAAATTCCTCCCCCACTATCTGGATGCCAAAATTCTGCCGGAAAATCCTTTTGCCGTTCTTGACCGCAAGGGGGTAGGCAAACTTATGCAGCTGGCAGTCGAAGGCGGCCGCAGAACCCGCCCCGGTATGCTCATCGGCATTTGCGGTGAACATGGCGGCGATCCCAGCTCAATTGAATTTTGCCACCAAATCGGACTTGATTTTGTCAGCTGCTCGCCATACCGGGTGCCGATTGCCCGCCTGGCCGCCGCTCAAGCGGCAATCAGCGAGGGAGAAATTTTCGGTACACGCTAG